In Rubrivirga marina, the following are encoded in one genomic region:
- a CDS encoding DUF4260 domain-containing protein, with translation MTRTLLRLEGLAALAVAVWGYALTGASWWLFVGLLFAPDLSAVGYLRGPHVGAAMYNAAHTYAVPTLLAAVAYSAGWALGLPVALVWAAHIGLDRALGYGLKLPDGFHQTHLGPIGPARRA, from the coding sequence ATGACCCGGACTCTCCTCCGCCTCGAAGGGCTGGCGGCCCTCGCCGTCGCCGTCTGGGGCTACGCGCTGACGGGCGCCTCGTGGTGGCTCTTCGTGGGGCTCCTCTTCGCGCCCGATCTCTCGGCGGTCGGCTACCTCCGCGGACCGCACGTCGGCGCCGCGATGTACAACGCGGCCCACACGTACGCCGTGCCTACCCTGCTGGCCGCCGTCGCGTACAGCGCGGGGTGGGCCCTCGGCCTGCCCGTCGCGCTCGTCTGGGCCGCGCACATCGGGCTCGACCGCGCACTCGGCTACGGCCTGAAGCTCCCCGACGGGTTTCACCAGACGCACCTCGGCCCCATCGGCCCCGCCCGCCGTGCCTGA
- a CDS encoding ABC1 kinase family protein: MLPETAPAPPAPASAPRRADPPEAPAVIEVARPARRRFRLARAYAAALRVAASYLWFEVWARLRGPRWRARRAPALHARNGRRVRRAILRLRGLFIKAGQLASVLTTLLPEPFRVELEGLQDRVPASPPEAARARIEAELGALPEALFATFDALPVASASLAQVHRATLLTAPDSARLDAEGGPPGGDGAAGALRTVAVKVQHADIDAIARLDLSAIETILRAVGRVFGIRGLREQFREIEDVILGELDFEREAASAAEIGRNLGRGVSVPAVVPERSTRRVLTTDYVDGIKAGDLGALDAAGVDRPALAERILDTYGAMIFRDGLYHADPHPGNLLVRPDPAQPDGFELVFLDFGAVARLTPEMRTGLAEMVAGVLARDATRVTAALDTMGFTADGGSLEANAAVRQLIEGVHERMLRGADPMAWRLGDLTLDMALQHKMDAFDEMADLGVSVTDLASAFRVPRDWILLERTALLLIGLCAALDPNVNPLRVLEPHIRPLTREAVPEIGRALWAEVQSAGRILLGLPARADRVLAEAEAGSLTVRDPAAVAATERLARSVRGLASAVGAVGTGGIAYAAYAGGDGGIALALAAVAALFGIGSLRAGRR; this comes from the coding sequence ATGCTCCCCGAGACCGCGCCTGCTCCGCCTGCCCCCGCCTCGGCCCCGAGGCGGGCGGACCCGCCCGAGGCCCCTGCGGTCATCGAGGTCGCGCGGCCGGCGCGGCGGCGGTTCCGGCTCGCGCGGGCCTACGCGGCGGCGCTCCGCGTGGCCGCGAGCTACCTGTGGTTCGAGGTCTGGGCCCGGCTCCGCGGGCCGCGCTGGCGGGCGCGGCGGGCGCCCGCGCTCCACGCCCGCAACGGGCGCCGCGTGCGGCGGGCCATCCTCCGGCTGCGGGGCCTGTTCATCAAGGCCGGCCAGCTGGCGAGCGTCCTCACGACGCTCCTCCCCGAGCCGTTCCGCGTGGAGTTGGAGGGGCTCCAGGACCGCGTGCCGGCGAGCCCGCCCGAGGCCGCCCGCGCCCGGATCGAGGCCGAGCTGGGCGCCCTGCCCGAGGCGCTCTTCGCCACGTTCGACGCGCTGCCCGTCGCGAGCGCCTCGCTCGCGCAGGTCCACCGCGCGACGCTCCTGACAGCGCCCGACTCCGCCCGCCTCGACGCCGAGGGGGGGCCACCCGGCGGCGACGGCGCGGCCGGCGCCCTCCGCACGGTCGCCGTGAAGGTCCAGCACGCCGACATCGACGCCATCGCGCGGCTCGACCTCAGCGCCATCGAGACCATCCTCCGGGCCGTCGGGCGCGTGTTCGGGATTCGCGGGCTGCGCGAGCAGTTCCGCGAGATCGAGGACGTCATCTTGGGCGAGCTCGACTTCGAGCGCGAGGCCGCCAGCGCCGCCGAGATCGGGCGGAATCTGGGCCGCGGCGTCTCGGTCCCGGCCGTCGTCCCCGAACGCTCGACGCGGCGCGTCCTGACGACCGACTACGTGGACGGGATCAAGGCCGGCGACCTCGGGGCGCTCGACGCGGCGGGCGTGGACCGGCCGGCGCTCGCCGAGCGGATCCTCGACACGTACGGCGCGATGATCTTCCGTGACGGGCTCTACCACGCCGACCCGCACCCGGGCAACCTCCTCGTCCGCCCGGACCCGGCGCAGCCCGACGGGTTCGAGCTCGTGTTCCTCGACTTCGGGGCCGTCGCCCGGCTGACGCCCGAGATGCGGACGGGTCTGGCCGAGATGGTCGCCGGCGTCCTCGCCCGCGACGCCACGCGCGTCACGGCCGCCCTCGACACGATGGGGTTCACGGCCGACGGCGGCTCGCTGGAGGCGAACGCGGCCGTCCGCCAGCTCATCGAGGGCGTCCACGAGCGGATGCTCCGCGGGGCCGACCCGATGGCGTGGCGCCTCGGCGACCTCACGCTCGACATGGCGCTCCAGCACAAGATGGACGCGTTCGACGAGATGGCCGACCTCGGCGTCTCCGTGACCGACCTCGCCAGCGCCTTCCGCGTCCCGCGCGACTGGATCCTGCTGGAGCGGACGGCGCTCCTGCTCATCGGCCTGTGCGCCGCGCTCGACCCGAACGTCAACCCGCTCCGGGTGCTGGAGCCGCACATCCGGCCGCTCACGCGCGAGGCCGTGCCCGAGATCGGGCGGGCGCTCTGGGCCGAGGTCCAGTCGGCCGGTCGGATCCTGCTCGGCCTCCCGGCCCGGGCCGACCGGGTCCTCGCCGAGGCCGAGGCGGGCTCGCTCACCGTCCGCGACCCCGCAGCCGTGGCGGCGACCGAGCGGCTGGCGCGGTCGGTCCGCGGGCTGGCGTCGGCCGTCGGCGCCGTCGGGACGGGCGGGATCGCCTACGCGGCCTACGCGGGCGGCGACGGCGGGATCGCGCTCGCGCTGGCCGCCGTCGCGGCGCTCTTCGGGATCGGGTCGCTCCGGGCGGGACGGCGGTGA
- a CDS encoding serine hydrolase domain-containing protein, whose protein sequence is MLRPLLAAILLATAAHAQTDVRAERVARLDSALAALHTDGLFSGTLAISDASGEIVYRYAAGTHAGEPVTTATPLYVASVSKMMTAAAALSLVADGRIGLDDPVARHLDAWPYPEVTVRHLLDQTAGLHFLTTITAHADTTRPVTSAMARALLAEHRPGLAFAPGSAFAYDNANYAALAWLLGAVTGQPHGEVLRERVFEPAGMTDAFVGPSGEVPWIAWAGGDGDAVHASVEHLLAFDDAFWTGRIVPDSLVRAALTPPTLADGGASRYVFGRFVQDEPWPLVGHWGEGDEVKTGLWRERAEGGLPGTTYAIEATDDGVHRTPVLGAVLSIWKGEPFEFPQPRPVADVPDAVLARHVGDYSSNFGLLHITLEGGQLHLEPEGAGGSEPLIAASETVFYFGGQDLTWEFVVEDGRTVGLQLQGQPETYGARVE, encoded by the coding sequence GTGCTTCGTCCCCTCCTCGCCGCCATTCTCCTCGCAACCGCCGCCCACGCACAGACCGACGTCCGCGCTGAGCGGGTCGCCCGGCTCGACTCGGCGCTGGCGGCTCTCCACACCGACGGCCTCTTCAGCGGCACCCTCGCCATCTCCGACGCCAGCGGGGAGATCGTCTACCGCTACGCTGCCGGCACGCACGCGGGCGAGCCGGTCACGACCGCGACGCCGCTCTACGTCGCGTCGGTCTCCAAGATGATGACGGCCGCGGCCGCCCTGTCGCTCGTCGCCGACGGCCGGATCGGGCTGGACGACCCCGTCGCCCGGCACCTCGACGCGTGGCCCTACCCCGAGGTCACGGTCCGCCACCTTCTCGACCAGACGGCCGGCCTCCACTTCCTGACGACGATCACCGCGCACGCCGACACCACGCGGCCCGTGACGTCGGCGATGGCGCGGGCCCTCCTCGCCGAGCACCGGCCGGGCCTCGCCTTCGCGCCCGGGAGCGCGTTCGCGTACGACAACGCGAACTACGCGGCGCTCGCCTGGCTTCTCGGCGCCGTCACCGGGCAGCCGCACGGCGAGGTCCTCCGGGAGCGGGTCTTCGAGCCGGCCGGGATGACGGACGCGTTCGTCGGACCGTCGGGCGAGGTCCCATGGATTGCGTGGGCCGGCGGCGACGGCGACGCCGTCCACGCGTCGGTCGAGCACCTCCTCGCCTTCGACGACGCGTTCTGGACGGGGCGGATCGTGCCCGACTCGCTCGTCCGCGCCGCCCTCACCCCGCCGACGTTGGCAGACGGCGGGGCCAGCCGCTACGTGTTCGGCCGGTTCGTCCAGGACGAGCCGTGGCCCCTCGTGGGGCATTGGGGGGAGGGCGACGAGGTCAAGACCGGCCTCTGGCGCGAGCGCGCGGAGGGCGGCCTGCCGGGGACGACGTACGCCATCGAGGCCACGGACGACGGCGTCCACCGGACGCCGGTCCTCGGCGCGGTCCTCTCGATCTGGAAAGGCGAGCCGTTCGAGTTCCCCCAGCCCCGCCCCGTCGCCGACGTCCCCGACGCGGTCCTCGCCCGTCACGTCGGCGACTACAGCTCGAACTTCGGCCTCCTCCACATCACCCTCGAAGGCGGCCAGCTCCACCTGGAACCCGAAGGGGCCGGCGGGTCCGAGCCGCTCATCGCCGCGTCGGAGACCGTGTTCTACTTCGGTGGGCAGGACCTCACATGGGAGTTCGTCGTCGAGGACGGGCGGACGGTCGGGCTCCAGCTCCAGGGCCAGCCCGAGACGTACGGGGCGCGCGTCGAGTAG
- a CDS encoding inorganic pyrophosphatase, which translates to MPAFPSPFFRWRPHPWHGLDAGPDAPRVVTAYVEITPFDAVKYELDKVTGYTRVDRPQRSSSHPPTLYGFVPRTYCADRVAALSGPEAERGDGDPLDVCVISERQIDRGDITLAARVVGGLQMIDNGEADDKIVAVLQGDLFWGDVEDLDQLPDKLVERLTHYFSTYKLVPGSKSDASIARTYGREHAFEVVEAARADYADEFEGPG; encoded by the coding sequence ATGCCCGCCTTCCCGTCCCCGTTCTTCCGCTGGCGCCCGCACCCGTGGCACGGCCTCGACGCAGGCCCCGACGCGCCGCGCGTCGTCACGGCCTACGTGGAGATCACGCCGTTCGACGCGGTCAAGTACGAGCTCGACAAGGTCACCGGCTACACGCGCGTCGACCGGCCGCAGCGGTCGTCGTCGCACCCGCCGACGCTCTACGGGTTCGTCCCACGGACGTACTGCGCCGACCGCGTGGCGGCCCTCTCCGGCCCCGAGGCCGAGCGCGGCGACGGCGACCCGCTCGACGTCTGCGTCATCTCCGAGCGCCAGATCGACCGCGGCGACATCACGCTGGCCGCCCGCGTCGTCGGCGGGCTCCAGATGATCGACAACGGCGAGGCCGACGACAAGATCGTGGCCGTCCTCCAGGGCGACCTGTTCTGGGGCGACGTCGAGGACCTCGACCAGCTCCCCGACAAGCTCGTCGAGCGGCTCACGCACTACTTCTCGACCTACAAGCTGGTCCCCGGCAGCAAGTCCGACGCGTCGATCGCTCGGACCTACGGCCGCGAGCACGCCTTCGAGGTCGTCGAGGCCGCCCGGGCCGACTACGCCGACGAGTTCGAGGGGCCGGGGTGA
- a CDS encoding alpha/beta fold hydrolase, translated as MPHITTTSAQPTAELFYQDNNPEGTAGTVVLIHGWPLSQFMFEPQVWALTEAGYRVVAYDRRGFGSSAFVQGGYDYDTFAADLKDLLETLDLTDVDLVGFSMGGGELGRYVGRYGTDRVRSLTFMSSVFPYMLKTDDNPNGVPKSTFEDMKAGIKDDRPAFMESFGKQFVNYDKLSDRVSEPLLHFHWGIATGAQPKAIVDCVDAFGMTDLRPDAAKIDVPALFIHGDDDQIVPFETSAQTGSELVAGSRVLTVEGGPHGLNLTHTDEVNEALLSFLKDPQNATVGEPARQLETA; from the coding sequence ATGCCGCACATCACCACCACCTCCGCCCAGCCCACCGCCGAGCTGTTCTACCAGGACAACAACCCCGAGGGCACGGCCGGGACGGTCGTCCTCATCCACGGCTGGCCGCTCAGCCAGTTCATGTTCGAGCCCCAGGTCTGGGCGCTCACCGAGGCCGGCTACCGCGTGGTCGCCTACGACCGCCGCGGGTTCGGGTCCTCCGCGTTCGTCCAGGGCGGCTACGACTACGACACGTTCGCGGCCGACCTCAAGGACCTCCTCGAGACGCTCGACCTGACGGACGTCGACCTCGTCGGCTTCTCGATGGGCGGCGGCGAGCTCGGGCGCTACGTCGGGCGCTACGGGACCGACCGCGTCCGGAGCCTCACGTTCATGAGCTCCGTCTTCCCGTACATGCTCAAGACCGACGACAACCCGAACGGCGTCCCGAAGAGCACCTTCGAGGACATGAAGGCCGGCATCAAGGACGACCGCCCGGCGTTCATGGAGAGCTTCGGCAAGCAGTTCGTCAACTACGACAAGCTCTCGGACCGCGTCTCGGAGCCGCTCCTCCACTTCCACTGGGGCATCGCGACCGGCGCCCAGCCGAAGGCGATCGTCGACTGCGTCGACGCGTTCGGCATGACCGACCTCCGCCCCGACGCGGCCAAGATCGACGTGCCGGCCCTCTTCATCCACGGCGACGACGACCAGATCGTCCCGTTCGAGACGTCGGCCCAGACCGGCAGCGAGCTCGTCGCGGGCAGCCGCGTGCTCACGGTCGAGGGCGGCCCGCACGGGCTGAACCTCACGCACACCGACGAGGTCAACGAGGCGCTCCTGAGCTTCCTCAAGGACCCGCAGAACGCGACGGTCGGCGAGCCGGCCCGCCAGCTCGAGACCGCCTAG
- a CDS encoding Fpg/Nei family DNA glycosylase — protein sequence MAEGHAVIRWARRLAPLVGAPLTHVQMPKRWGDRPAGLVGQHLQEPRTHGKHLLLPLSGGETLHCHGAQYGSWQVGERPLDLRKEEKHVRLWLQTAAHEAVFYHGPTVELLTPEELAEHERLTSLGPDVMAPLPDHTPGGTFDRAEAARRIRARGDDPIKPVVLDQRVVAGVGNIYASEGLFLAGVDPRRPAAEVTDAELDALWDAVHPMMWDGTTRYGRTKTTPPELREQGHDRWVYQRKGKPCLVCGTPIELVRLPPYDRATYLCPTCQH from the coding sequence ATGGCTGAGGGCCACGCCGTCATCCGCTGGGCGCGGCGGCTGGCGCCGCTCGTCGGCGCGCCGCTCACGCACGTCCAGATGCCGAAGCGGTGGGGCGACCGGCCCGCCGGCCTCGTCGGCCAGCACCTCCAGGAGCCGCGGACGCACGGGAAGCACCTGCTCCTCCCGCTCTCGGGGGGCGAGACGCTCCACTGCCACGGCGCGCAGTACGGCTCGTGGCAGGTCGGCGAGCGGCCCCTCGACCTGAGGAAAGAGGAGAAGCACGTCCGCCTCTGGCTCCAGACCGCCGCGCACGAGGCCGTCTTCTACCACGGCCCGACCGTTGAGCTGCTGACACCGGAGGAACTGGCCGAGCATGAGCGGCTCACCAGCCTCGGCCCGGACGTGATGGCACCGCTCCCCGACCACACGCCCGGCGGCACGTTCGACCGGGCTGAGGCCGCCCGCCGGATCCGCGCCCGCGGCGACGACCCGATCAAGCCCGTGGTCCTCGACCAGCGCGTGGTGGCCGGCGTCGGCAACATCTACGCGAGCGAGGGGCTCTTCCTGGCCGGCGTCGACCCGCGCCGGCCGGCCGCGGAGGTCACCGACGCCGAGCTCGACGCGCTGTGGGACGCCGTCCACCCAATGATGTGGGACGGCACGACGCGGTACGGCCGCACGAAGACGACGCCACCCGAGCTCCGCGAGCAGGGGCATGACCGGTGGGTCTACCAGCGGAAGGGGAAGCCGTGTCTCGTCTGCGGCACGCCGATCGAGCTCGTCCGCCTCCCGCCGTACGACCGGGCGACGTACCTCTGCCCGACCTGCCAGCACTGA
- a CDS encoding DUF421 domain-containing protein — MSDWFTASPTALVAVVLSTLGLYVVLIALIRVVGLRSFSKMSSFDFAMTVAVGSVLASTIITPSPPLLQASVALASLFGVQLVIAALRKHTSWAEHIVDNEPIVLMAGDRILYDNLSRTRVTESDLWAKLREANVLDPQEVRAVVLETTGDISVLHGQPDRVDLHPCLLRGVRDADRVDLGEDDYEGGTDG, encoded by the coding sequence ATGTCCGACTGGTTCACCGCCTCGCCCACCGCGCTCGTCGCCGTCGTCCTCTCGACGCTCGGCCTCTACGTGGTCCTCATCGCGCTCATCCGCGTCGTCGGGCTCCGAAGCTTCTCGAAGATGTCGAGCTTCGACTTCGCCATGACGGTCGCCGTGGGCTCGGTCCTGGCCTCGACGATCATCACGCCGAGCCCGCCGCTCCTCCAAGCGTCGGTCGCCCTCGCGAGCCTGTTCGGCGTCCAGCTCGTGATCGCGGCGCTCCGGAAGCACACGTCGTGGGCGGAGCACATCGTCGACAACGAGCCGATCGTGCTGATGGCCGGCGACCGGATCCTCTACGACAACCTGAGCCGGACGCGCGTGACGGAGAGCGATCTGTGGGCCAAGCTCCGCGAGGCCAACGTGCTCGACCCCCAGGAGGTGCGGGCCGTCGTGCTCGAGACGACCGGCGACATCTCGGTCCTCCACGGCCAGCCCGACCGCGTCGACCTCCACCCGTGCCTGCTCCGCGGCGTCCGCGACGCCGACCGCGTGGACCTCGGCGAGGACGACTATGAGGGGGGCACGGATGGCTGA
- a CDS encoding DHH family phosphoesterase yields the protein MTYAAHLAEARATFRDWLDAIPEAGRVVVLCHFDADGLAAGALFGRGLLRLGETLGEVVVVPSGRDESAFSDGARERLAALAPDALLVTDLGVNARGTLEESGVPVLYVDHHRPSGAPEGAFVVSGYEWEPIPCSAWLAYDLLAGEAEVDDLDWIAAVGVISDLGEKAPWPRLPAVKKARTAKWLKETVALVNAARRAPTFDAQTALDALMRFDDSKALAQSEAPPVDRLRQAREAVKAELAEARKAAPVFSERDATVPAGVAPDGLRFALVTIDSPAQVHPLIAQQWRGRLKGYPVICANVGYLDGIVAFSTRTSRRDVRLPVLYQSIDTPGWNGRWGHGHDQASGGHLPPDVFNGVLDALGFGPEAHVPV from the coding sequence ATGACGTACGCCGCCCACCTGGCCGAAGCCCGCGCCACCTTCCGCGACTGGCTCGACGCGATCCCCGAGGCGGGCCGCGTCGTCGTGCTCTGCCACTTCGACGCCGATGGGCTGGCGGCGGGCGCGCTCTTCGGCCGCGGGCTGCTCCGCCTCGGGGAGACGCTGGGCGAGGTCGTCGTCGTGCCGTCGGGCCGCGACGAGTCGGCATTTTCGGACGGCGCCCGGGAGCGGCTGGCGGCCCTCGCGCCCGACGCGCTCCTCGTGACCGACCTCGGCGTGAACGCGCGCGGGACGCTGGAGGAGAGCGGCGTCCCGGTGCTGTACGTCGACCACCACCGGCCGAGCGGAGCGCCGGAGGGCGCGTTCGTCGTCAGCGGCTACGAGTGGGAGCCGATCCCGTGCAGCGCGTGGCTGGCGTATGACCTCCTCGCGGGAGAGGCCGAGGTGGACGACCTCGACTGGATCGCGGCCGTCGGCGTGATCTCGGATCTCGGCGAGAAGGCGCCGTGGCCGAGGCTGCCCGCCGTCAAGAAGGCGCGGACGGCCAAGTGGCTGAAGGAGACCGTCGCGCTCGTCAACGCGGCCCGCCGGGCGCCGACGTTCGACGCGCAGACGGCGCTCGATGCGCTGATGCGCTTCGACGACTCGAAGGCCCTCGCCCAGTCCGAGGCGCCGCCCGTGGACCGGCTCCGCCAGGCACGCGAGGCGGTCAAGGCGGAGCTGGCGGAGGCCCGCAAGGCCGCGCCCGTGTTCTCGGAGCGCGACGCGACGGTGCCGGCCGGCGTCGCGCCCGACGGGCTCCGCTTCGCCCTCGTCACGATCGACTCGCCGGCGCAGGTCCACCCGCTCATCGCGCAGCAGTGGCGCGGGCGGCTCAAGGGCTACCCCGTGATCTGCGCCAACGTCGGCTACCTCGACGGGATCGTGGCCTTCTCGACGCGGACGTCGCGCCGGGACGTCCGCCTGCCCGTCCTGTACCAGTCCATCGACACCCCGGGGTGGAACGGGCGGTGGGGGCACGGCCACGACCAAGCGAGCGGCGGCCACCTCCCGCCGGACGTGTTCAACGGCGTCCTCGACGCGCTCGGCTTCGGACCCGAGGCCCACGTGCCGGTGTAG
- a CDS encoding ATP-dependent DNA ligase — translation MTDSASFAALALALADVAALSGRHDKADRLGVLFAELDDADLRRAARWAAGRVFSLSDQRTVSVGFAALLRATMAATGAEEDDLRAALVRLGDPGDVTAGAIEALVPPVESDLTIEEAEGFFEQVAETSGSTAKTALIAGMLARVTPEEARFLVKLLAGELRIGMGEGGVVSALSRLYGRKGATVRRAVMLTGDVGEAAVLARRDRLAEAHLTLFHPITFMLASPAEAKGERTLAEEVARQVPPPVAVEDKFDGIRAQAHVAADPGDEDLHGVPEAGARVALFSRTLDAIERAFPDLVRPLAAFAEAAPRGVILDGEIVPLGPQGEVVPFQALQKRLGRKTASEELQRDVPVAFVAYDVLAIDGEPTLDASFRERQALLDRFDWTGPLRRSVVAEVHDLDTLDALFDAARARGNEGLMVKALDSPYKPGRRGRDWLKIKKALATLDVVVTAVERGHGGRRKLLSDFTFAVRASESDGTLLNVGKAYSGLTDAELAALTEWFEEHTLQTFAHGKVRTVEPEVVVEVAFDNVQVSKRHKSGYALRFPRIVRLREDKPAAEIDTLATVAALAGDA, via the coding sequence ATGACGGACTCCGCTTCCTTCGCCGCCCTCGCTCTCGCGCTCGCCGACGTGGCCGCGCTCTCGGGACGCCACGACAAGGCCGACCGTCTCGGCGTGCTGTTCGCAGAGCTGGACGACGCCGACCTCCGCCGTGCCGCGCGCTGGGCCGCCGGCCGCGTGTTCTCACTGTCGGACCAGCGGACCGTGAGCGTCGGGTTCGCCGCGCTCCTCCGGGCGACGATGGCGGCGACGGGTGCGGAGGAGGACGACCTCCGCGCCGCGCTCGTCCGCCTCGGGGATCCCGGCGACGTGACCGCCGGTGCGATCGAGGCCCTGGTGCCCCCCGTCGAATCCGATCTGACGATCGAGGAGGCCGAGGGCTTCTTCGAGCAGGTCGCTGAGACGAGCGGCTCGACCGCCAAGACGGCGCTTATCGCGGGGATGCTGGCGCGCGTGACGCCGGAGGAGGCCCGGTTCCTCGTCAAGCTTCTCGCGGGGGAGTTGCGGATCGGGATGGGCGAGGGCGGCGTCGTGTCGGCGCTGTCCAGGCTGTACGGTCGGAAGGGGGCGACCGTCCGCCGGGCCGTGATGCTGACGGGCGATGTCGGCGAGGCGGCCGTGCTCGCGCGGCGCGACCGGCTGGCGGAGGCGCACCTGACGTTGTTCCACCCGATCACGTTCATGCTGGCCTCGCCGGCCGAGGCCAAGGGCGAGCGGACGTTGGCCGAGGAGGTCGCCCGACAGGTCCCGCCGCCGGTCGCCGTCGAGGACAAGTTCGACGGGATCCGCGCGCAGGCCCACGTCGCGGCCGACCCCGGCGACGAGGACCTCCACGGCGTGCCCGAGGCGGGCGCCCGCGTGGCGCTCTTCTCGCGGACGCTCGACGCGATCGAGCGCGCCTTCCCCGACCTCGTCCGTCCGCTGGCGGCGTTCGCGGAGGCGGCGCCCCGGGGCGTGATCCTCGACGGCGAGATCGTGCCGCTCGGGCCCCAGGGCGAGGTCGTCCCGTTCCAGGCGCTCCAGAAGCGGCTCGGGCGGAAGACGGCGTCCGAAGAGCTCCAGCGCGACGTGCCCGTCGCGTTCGTCGCCTACGACGTCCTCGCCATCGACGGCGAGCCGACGCTCGACGCGTCCTTCCGCGAGCGCCAAGCCCTCCTCGACCGGTTCGACTGGACCGGCCCGCTCCGCCGCAGCGTCGTCGCCGAGGTCCACGACCTCGACACGCTCGACGCCCTCTTCGACGCGGCCCGCGCGCGCGGCAACGAGGGGCTGATGGTAAAGGCGCTCGACTCGCCCTACAAACCGGGCCGGCGAGGGCGCGACTGGCTCAAGATCAAGAAGGCCCTCGCCACGCTCGACGTCGTCGTGACGGCCGTCGAGCGCGGGCACGGCGGGCGCCGGAAGCTCCTGTCCGACTTCACGTTCGCCGTCCGCGCAAGCGAATCCGACGGCACGCTCCTCAACGTCGGGAAGGCGTACTCCGGCCTCACCGACGCCGAGCTGGCGGCCCTCACCGAGTGGTTTGAGGAGCACACGCTCCAGACGTTCGCCCACGGGAAGGTGCGGACGGTCGAGCCCGAGGTCGTGGTCGAGGTCGCGTTCGACAACGTCCAGGTGTCGAAGCGGCACAAGAGCGGCTACGCCCTCCGCTTCCCTCGAATCGTCCGCCTGCGGGAGGACAAGCCGGCCGCCGAGATCGACACGCTCGCGACCGTCGCGGCGCTGGCGGGAGACGCATGA
- a CDS encoding DNA-formamidopyrimidine glycosylase family protein yields MPEGPEVQRSADLLDDALAGHTIRTFEARTTAAREWLAEHEGAFEGKRVERVWAHGKHLVGQVEGDLFFHSHYLMWGRWHVVAPDAEEVVTKDRRERARIVTDDAAALLYSAPKFDVGQGDPYAGIPALSRLGPDVLDEPFDADAFLGRLDQEPDRTVGAALLDQTVAAGIGNYLRAEILYACRMDPWRLVGELDGAERGCLAETVPRLSQMAYAQSGRTVPEAVQAKMAADRDLRYSPHAHAWNTRHWVFRRTNLPCLTCDDYVRQEHQLTREWVDDESGETVEKKRIIYFCPTCQPVSVEPKPARPHKDRRPPDSEWASPDDERDPEDR; encoded by the coding sequence ATGCCTGAAGGTCCTGAGGTCCAGCGTTCCGCGGACCTCCTCGACGACGCCCTCGCCGGCCACACCATCCGCACCTTCGAGGCGCGGACGACGGCGGCGCGCGAGTGGCTAGCCGAGCACGAGGGCGCGTTCGAGGGAAAGCGCGTCGAGCGCGTCTGGGCCCACGGCAAGCACCTCGTGGGGCAGGTCGAGGGCGACCTCTTCTTCCACTCGCACTACCTCATGTGGGGCCGGTGGCACGTGGTCGCGCCCGACGCCGAGGAGGTGGTGACGAAGGACCGGCGCGAGCGGGCCCGGATCGTGACCGACGACGCGGCGGCCCTCCTCTACTCGGCGCCGAAGTTCGACGTCGGCCAGGGCGACCCGTACGCGGGCATCCCCGCCCTCTCCCGCCTCGGCCCCGACGTCCTCGACGAGCCGTTCGACGCCGACGCGTTCCTCGGCCGGCTGGATCAGGAGCCCGACCGGACCGTCGGCGCGGCGCTCCTCGACCAGACCGTGGCCGCCGGCATCGGCAACTACCTCCGGGCGGAGATCCTCTACGCCTGCCGGATGGACCCGTGGCGGCTGGTCGGCGAGCTCGACGGGGCCGAGCGCGGGTGCCTCGCCGAGACGGTCCCGCGCCTGAGCCAGATGGCGTACGCGCAGAGTGGGCGGACCGTCCCCGAGGCCGTGCAGGCGAAGATGGCGGCCGACCGCGACCTCCGCTACTCGCCCCACGCCCACGCCTGGAACACGCGCCACTGGGTCTTCCGGCGGACCAACCTCCCGTGCCTCACCTGCGACGACTACGTTCGCCAGGAGCACCAGCTCACGCGCGAATGGGTTGACGACGAGAGCGGCGAGACGGTCGAGAAGAAGCGGATCATCTACTTCTGCCCGACCTGCCAGCCGGTCTCGGTCGAGCCCAAGCCGGCCCGCCCGCACAAGGACCGCCGACCGCCCGACTCCGAGTGGGCCTCGCCCGATGACGAGCGGGACCCGGAGGACCGGTGA